The bacterium DNA segment CTCCACTGATTAGGACGGAAGCGTTGCTCTGTGCCACTTCCGGGAGCTGGTGAATGGCAAGAATGAATGCGGGAGCATGTCCCACCAGCCGGGATACGCCGAGCCTCTCACCGAGGCGTTTGATCAGTTGCTCCATCTGTCCGCCAGTTCCCTTGCTCGCTTCGGCTTTTCCTCATCATTGCAGTCGGTCGAGCGGCAGCAGTCGCAGACGCCTGGGCGTATCCCCCCAAAGCGCGATTGACGGCAGACGCTGACTCGCTTGCGCATAGGATGCACAAACAGAAGCACGACATGGGCGGGTTGTGCCATGCCGCAAAAGTTCGGCACTGTGTTGCTGCTCAATAGCGAGTCTGGCAACAAGTCACACGAGATGAGTTACGGGAGAACCTTTGAGGGAGTCGCGCAAGGTAGAACCGCTACACCATCCCAATGGCTACAAATCCGGGTCGTTGCAGAGCTCTCGCCCCCAAGTGCAGAGTGTCTCAAATCGCCCATTTCCTCAAGCCGTGCAATTCATCGTGCCAACATCATAACAGACACCGGACAGGCAGCGGAATCTTTCGAAGATTTTGAAATCGGTCATTCTGGGGAAAGATACGGACACCTCATCGAGTCGATTCGGAGAACTCGTCTTGGAGTCTCGCGAAGGCAGAAGAAGTCATGAAATTTCGGTTCTCATCTGCTCCAAGTTTGACAGTTGGATATGCTAAGTTCAGTATCTGTGCCAGAAATGCGCCGAGGTTTTAGCTACAAGATTTGATTCTTCGTGAGTCGTTTTGGCGGCGTTGCGTTGATCGAGTTGGCCGAAAACCGGCGTTGCCCACAAGCCTGCTTGATGGGCACTCCGGCCGTGGCCGGCAACTTGAATTACAGATCACTGCTGGTTTACGTCTGCGGACTTCACATGGGCATTGAATTCGTGCTATCCTCGGGCATGCCGAAAGGCCGTCGTCTCCTTGGCAGTGGCTGTTGAACTTGTGCAGGTGCCTGCCTGGGGTGGTCGCGTTTAAAGTGCCTCAGAAAGCGAGTCGCGACAGACGGCAACTTGTTCTCAGTGCCGAATGCACTTGACCTAACAATTCACTATTGGAGCGCCCGGCTGACAACAATCCGTTGCGAACGATCGTGGCTCTCCATGTGAGCGGCACGCTCCACGACATATGTCTTCGCAAACATATCGTGAAATGCCTGGCGCTTCTGGTTGAACACGGCTATCAAAAAGCCCATAAAGAGCGGAAGAGCCGATACTATTTTCAGAAGATTTCGAAAGAGTGCCTGTTTGAGCGTGAGTGGGACTCCTGCTTCAGAAACGACCATGGCGCCGACAACCCGCTTGCCAAGCGTGGCGTGCATGCGCGAAGATTCCATTAATGTGCAGTACACAAGGTACACCAAAAAGCCGAGGTTCTTAAGGAGCTCCCTCTGTGAATAGAATCTGGCTCGGGCCTCGAGGTTACTTGTGTCCCTGAAGTAGCCACGCAAAACTTCATCGAATCCCAAGAAGAAGTAGGCGAGCGAG contains these protein-coding regions:
- a CDS encoding RDD family protein; this translates as MKYLGFWRRLLAYLIDTVPIMLAVVSLAYFFLGFDEVLRGYFRDTSNLEARARFYSQRELLKNLGFLVYLVYCTLMESSRMHATLGKRVVGAMVVSEAGVPLTLKQALFRNLLKIVSALPLFMGFLIAVFNQKRQAFHDMFAKTYVVERAAHMESHDRSQRIVVSRALQ